The sequence below is a genomic window from Entelurus aequoreus isolate RoL-2023_Sb linkage group LG15, RoL_Eaeq_v1.1, whole genome shotgun sequence.
TATATTTTGTGTTATGACTTGTTCTGCTTTTCATTTTATGTTTATCTTAAAGTTCTGTtgctgaaaaaaatactttttagcctttttcttaaagtaaatatatatgggtCAAAATTGACCCCGTAACACCATAGATGTTACCAtagttaaaattattaaaatgaaaaaataaataaaacaaatgtatttaagAGATGTGTTATAATACCCCTCAGTAATAGTCAGGTAACAcaacaaccttttatttatttatacgattctcttgaggttaattttaccattttttaaattgaaatcgaggggtatactgaccaaaaaaaggcccaatggcccacaccaaaaatattaaaaccaatattttcatggataaggaagcctaacaaggtaaccaagagatgagaaacaaattggatgctagataattgtttttagtgtattttacagctGATTTAAGACACGGGTCAAAACCAACTCGTTAACATAAGAGATTGTAACAGAAAGCTAACACAAGAGGAAggttaatcacaaatgcctcaaagggctgaattttaaaggcctactgaaacccactactaccgaccacgcagtctgatagtttatatatcaatgatgaaatcttaacattgcaacacatgccaatacggccgggttaacttataaagtgcaattttaaatttcccgccatacttctggttgaaaacgtttatgtatgatgacgtatgcacgtaaTGTCAatggttggtacggaagtattcggacccattgaatccaatacaaaacgctctgttttcatcccaaaattccacagtattctggacatctgtgttggtgaatcttttgcaatttgtttaatgaacaatggagactgcaaagaagaaagctgtaggtgtgatcggtgtattagcggcggactacagcaacacaaccaggaggactttgagttggatagcagacgcgctaccgtgagtacagctttggcttccaaacattcgatcgcttgcccgtacgtgcgtgtcgctatgtgcatgttacgtacataactttggggaaatatatatttcttgccgactctgatggcggccggggtgtcgtcgaaagctacaacgcccgccgcccccgccgtcccgtagctaagttagcttcaatggcgttgttagcaacagcattgttaagcttcgccaagctggaaattattaaccgtgtatttacatgtccatggtttaatagtattgttgatcttctgtctatccttgcagtcaggggtttatttattttgtttctatctgcatttgagcccgatgctatcacgttagctcagtagctaaagagcttcgccgatgtattgtcatggagataaaagtcactgtgaatgtccatttcgcgttctcgactctcattttcaagaggatatagtatccgaggtggtttaaaatacaaatccctgatccacaatagaaaaaggagaaagtgtgaaatccaatgaacccttgtacctaagttacggtcagagcaaaaaaagatacgtcctgcactgcactgtagtccttcactctcactttcctcatccacaaatctttcatcctcgctcaaattaatggggtaattgtcgctttctcggtccgaatctctctcgctgcattgtaaacaatgggaaaatgtgaggagtccttcctcctgtgacgtcacgctacttccgatataggcaaggcttttttttttatcagcgaccaaaagttgcgaactttatcgtcgttgttctctactaaatcctttcagcaaaaatatggcaatatcgcgaaatgatcaaatatgacacatacatTTGGaactgctatccccatttaaataaaaaacattcatttcagtaggcctttaaaggatttTCGATTAGGATGCAATAATACTCCGAGCCAGTAGATGGGAGCATTGAGTCAGCGCGACCATTGTCACTCCCTCTCCTCGCTTGTCCCCAGGAGGAGAAAAGATGGCGACTGAAAACAGCTCGGTAAGCAACGAGGAGAATGCGGCTCTTCTGCAGAAGGACTCGGGCGAGGACGAGCGAGAGCAACATGACATTGTCGTCAAAGCAAAGGAATCAAAGTTAACACTTTACCACTGGACGCAGTCGTTTAATTCACAGAAGGTAAGCGTCCTTTTCAGCACCGAATGCCGATGGACAGCTCCCCATTAGGACAGCCGTGTGGCGTTGATGGACCACTCGGGAAAACAAATTACTGTTTTACATATGCAGTCCTGAAAGATACACGTTTGTAACATCTATCATTTCCCATGTGTTGTAGACGTGTTTATTTGTAGTGTATTATTTCAACAGTATTGTTGTCCTAATTCATGGACGAATATTACTGCATCGTACTGTTTAATATTCTGACCGAAATAAACAAACATTAGAAACATCAGTATGACGCAGTGCAGTTTTACCAACCAGAATAAACATTATTTCTAAACCAGTGGTCTTAAACAGGGGGTTCGTGCCCCTCAAGGGGTCTGTGAGGGTACTACAGGGGGGGTTGTCAATTCTTTAATTGATTAGACTTtttcatatatattatttttcaacaatttcaaatgtttttaaatacacattaacatcTATCCATCACACTGTAGTGTTGTTTATAAATggcattggtttttaaaaacaacaacaactaaaaacAACTATATTATTGTATTCTTGTTAGCGTTTAAGTTACCCAGCAATTAACACtcgagttgccagctagcaattagtgctaTAGTAGCTAGCTATCAATTTGCGGACTAGTTGCAAGCTTGCGATCTgcgctgtagttgccagctagcaatttgcgAACTTGTTGCCAGCAAGCAATAGTTATCCAGTTAGCGATTAGCGCGTTGggtggcgtggctcagatggtaaagCAGCGTtgagaaacttgagggttcctggttcgaatccagctttttccatcctcgtcactgccgttgtgtccttgggcaagacacttcgccACCTTGCTCCCAATCccacccacactggcttaaaATGTAGTttatgggtttcacaatgtaaagtgctttgagtcactagagaaaaagctctATCTGAATATAATTAACTTAACTTCACAtcacagttgtcagctagcgattagctctCTGGTTGTcattagcgcactagttgccagGTAGCAATTAGCGCTGTCGTTGCCAGCTAGCAAATTGTGGATTCGTTGCCATATAACAATTTGCGCTGTAATTGCCAGGTAGCGATTAGTTCTctagttttcagctagcgattagtgctgtAGTTGCCAGCTCGTGATTTGCAGACTAGCTTGCAGCTAACAATTTGCTCTTTATTTGCCAACTAGCAATTTGgaactagttgccagctaacaattTGCTCTctatttgccagctagcaatttggaaactagttgccagctaacgcataacactctagttgccagctagcgattagctcttgttgtcagctagcaataaGCAAGTTATCAATTAGCACTTTAGTTGCCAGAAATCAATTAACGCTCTAATTGCTAGCTGGTAACTAGAGCAATTTGCCAGCTAGCAATGAGCAATCTAGTTGTGAGCTAGTGATTAGCCTGCCAGTTGGCAGTACTATCTTGTATTTTGGATCTCATTACATTCTCTGCAGGCGTTGACTTATGTAAACATGTTTTTTCCAGGTGCGTCTGGCCATAGCAGAGAAAGGTTTGCGCTGCGTCGAGTATGATGTGAGCTTACCACTCAGCGAGCATAATGAGCCGTGGTTCATGCGTCTCAATCCCACTGGCGAGGTGCCGGTCCTGGTCCATGATGACAATGTAATCTGTGACCCCACACAGATCATGGACTACTTGGAGCAAAACTTCAGTGATGGTGAGAGTGAGGGTCACAGTGGTGTTGCACTTCCTTTTTTCCTCATCATTTATgttaagttacatttttgttcatttttcaGTCATTTCCTTTTGATTCATATTAGCTGGAGAGATAATCTGGTAAGCGTCTGACTTTTAAAATACCACATCCTTCCATTTGTGTGTTCTATCCATAGCCAAACCTGCAGTGTGTTACTTCTTGTTCATTTCTCCTATTCTTCTTAACCTGCAGAGGGCACTCCCAGACTGATACCTGAAGAGGGAAGCACATATTACCACAGAGTGCAGCATTACAGAGAGCTGCTGGACTCACTACAGATGGATGCCTACACCCACGGCTGCATCCTGCACCCTGAGATCACTGTGGATTCGCACATACCAGCTTATGCTGCCACAAGCATACGGAGTAAGTCAAAGTAGACACACATTTATTGGCACTAACCCTCTTTCTAACCAACATATATTCAAGTATAAAGGTTAATGGCCAAAACATGCAAAGGGGGTGAATACTGTACTTTTACAATAGGCACTGTGTACAACTGAAATACAAATCCACCACGCCGGCAGTTACAGAAGAGCAACCTACTGTAGTTTAACAAAATTACcgtattgaaataaataaaaaaatccacatCGTCCTATTTTTTGGTTTACACATTTACACATGGGAACAAAGCAAGCTAACAAATCAgaccttttcttcctgtcacgaacagacacacacgcacgcacaggcACAAGcccacagacacacacccacacacacacacaccatcatcggcggtcactcgaagcgagtatgacaatcctccttgtaggggggtatccctttatgactttatttaacatgggtagactggtgcacagtcaccacacaatccttgacagatccgggtcagggtccagtggcatggagtccaatacgactggggacccttttctgctgcagccttcatccgccatcccagccgttgtgacgctccatagggttagcaatcatcctccgcctgttccaccgttgaggtcttgggttgttatttccccataactgggcccacatggatgtgggggtgccttcttcccccatcgcagccgttgtagtAGTTCTTacgtctaccgtcttccgcctgcttcgccgttgaggtcttcaccgtatccctggctcgggggcagtcaggtactaggcctttgccaagggccacctggggtaacagtagtaaaggggttaacctcctagtgcctcaAGACCCCATAGAGTAGCCTCCACtgtcggatgcactttaacgtcatgcccaggacacacacacacacacacacacacacacacacacacacacacacacacacacacacacacacacacacacacacacacacacacacacacacacacacacacacacacacacacacactattttattgtatttgctaccttcttgagacctctgaaaaatgcttacctccttaggaccaccctttctagatatataaagatttgtatttacaacattaataatatatacatactatgtaaatataaaaaaggtaagcttttagttaattgtatttattttttgaatttttgttttataattggtttttaatcttcatttttaacttcaagttattacagtatgtctctatatacatatttatttaaattcttaattaattttggccaaagggagcgcatttcaatttcttacacacacttattacacatgttagccagagggggagcacttcaaatttttacacacacttgttatttcatatctgaccagagggggagcacttttaaaaccgacatacatccatccatccattttctaccacttattccctttggggtggcgggggtcgctggagcctatctcagctacaatcggacggaaggcggagtacaccctgaacaagtcgccacctcatcgcagggcaaccgacatacagtcaatttgaaaaatccctcctttttgggaccaccctaattttaatagatttcaccaccaggggtacaaatgagacattctctattagatgcaatagttttccgtaatgggaccatgatttatgtcctaacttgttcaccggtcctcatatggaaggtactcttccatgttgatgtctcaagaagggtagaaatacaagaacacacaatagtacattactgtaaatggaaaaaaattaacactatttttttttacagtaaaatcgtaGTGACTAAGTTGACaatgtttttaccgtaaaatctatggtggtTGTTTTCATGGTGCATTACTGTGCAatgaaattctggcaactgagttgacaggtttttttttactgttaaatctGGAAAACAGTAGCAATTTCAAATAGTAAAAATCTGGCGACAGAGTTGCTAGTTTTTTGCCGTAAAATATGCagtgtttttactttgctttactgtaaatggaaaaaaaatggcagcgcttttattttaacagtaaaattctgactgagttgccagtatctaactgtaaaatctactgacttttttttgcagtgtaatgaAAGTAGAAGCCCGAACccaggtccttagctttctgaaaatgGACAATGGTGATGTGGGGTTGGGGCTCATGACAGTGCTCGTGTCTATACTGAAAATCCCTTAATTTTTCAGGATATTttaccatattttgaaatgcaaatactGTCAGGTATGTTTAATATGGTGCTTATGTTGTGTTTGTTCTTAGGTGGTATTCAACATGGCCTATAGCAggggggtcaaactcgttttcattgagggccacttcgcagttatggttgccctcagagggccgcttttaacaatgagtaatatatgaatatacattaacaatatttttttttttacataagctgcaaaaaaatatttaaattttactttaaaactggcagccagaattttacagcaaaagcagtgggttttttacagcataaatgtaattaataaatgGAATGCAATGGAAAAaccataccactgtttttagtggtaaaattcaagcaacagagctgccagtttgtttgtttttttaccataaaatcttgttgttttaatgttttttttgttagttttttttaagtttaaagttattgtatattgaaaaaaacaataccaaagttgattttacggtaaaaaaaactcaatcggcggaatttaaccgtaaaatctattgtcaattttacagtctacaatgttATTAAtagtttgttttgaaatcatacatCAAGCAgataattaaatacaatatttatctttattttaacaacaaatatttttggaatacatgatatagtattttgattgattgaattttaaAAGCTTTGCAATTggatgcagtacatgatttttaatgtcaaaagggaaagaacaaatttATTTAGTAAGAACAGATCAAGCATTTTATTAactcatattatttccaggctttcgcggatcacataaaataatctggcgggccagatttggtccccgggccttgagtttgacacatgtggccTATAGGCTAATGGAAATGTCCACTGGGACGTTTGAATGGCACATTAATTTGGCAACATCCTCACTATTCCACatgattgtaaaaaataaaacatgtcctGGTGCACCTTATTCAGAGTTACTAGTTACCACCAGTGTCTTCTGTGCCACAGCGCAGATCTTAAACATGGAGTCGGAGCTGAAGAAGCTGGCAGAAGAGAACCCGGAGCTCAAAGATGCTTACGTAGCCAAACAGAGGCGCTTAAAGGTGAGTCATTTCAATAAGAACAAAACAAATGGTTTACCTGTCAGATACATGCTGATCTTGAAACTGTGTTTGCAGTCCAAGTTGTTTGACCACGACAACATGAAGTACCTGAAAAAGCTTCTGGATGAACTAGAGAGTGTGATGGACCAGGTGGAGACTGAGCTGCAGAGGCGGGTGGAAGAAACACCAGGTGAAGTTTTTAGCAACACAATGAGGCAGACGTGTGAGTTGTATTTGGAACCTTTtgtattttagaagaaaacagtCAGTCTTGGCTGTGCGGCGAGTTCTTCAGCATGGCCGACGTCTCCCTAGCCGTCACCCTGC
It includes:
- the gdap1 gene encoding ganglioside-induced differentiation-associated protein 1 isoform X1, with the translated sequence MATENSSVSNEENAALLQKDSGEDEREQHDIVVKAKESKLTLYHWTQSFNSQKVRLAIAEKGLRCVEYDVSLPLSEHNEPWFMRLNPTGEVPVLVHDDNVICDPTQIMDYLEQNFSDEGTPRLIPEEGSTYYHRVQHYRELLDSLQMDAYTHGCILHPEITVDSHIPAYAATSIRTQILNMESELKKLAEENPELKDAYVAKQRRLKSKLFDHDNMKYLKKLLDELESVMDQVETELQRRVEETPEENSQSWLCGEFFSMADVSLAVTLHRLKFLGLSRRYWGNGSRANLEGYYERVLERPAFRRVLGHVNNILISAVLPVAFRVARKNAPAIAGTTLLIGVLGGAAYLAFLYMRRRLPLSSWGGWS
- the gdap1 gene encoding ganglioside-induced differentiation-associated protein 1 isoform X2, with product MATENSSVSNEENAALLQKDSGEDEREQHDIVVKAKESKLTLYHWTQSFNSQKVRLAIAEKGLRCVEYDIMDYLEQNFSDEGTPRLIPEEGSTYYHRVQHYRELLDSLQMDAYTHGCILHPEITVDSHIPAYAATSIRTQILNMESELKKLAEENPELKDAYVAKQRRLKSKLFDHDNMKYLKKLLDELESVMDQVETELQRRVEETPEENSQSWLCGEFFSMADVSLAVTLHRLKFLGLSRRYWGNGSRANLEGYYERVLERPAFRRVLGHVNNILISAVLPVAFRVARKNAPAIAGTTLLIGVLGGAAYLAFLYMRRRLPLSSWGGWS
- the gdap1 gene encoding ganglioside-induced differentiation-associated protein 1 isoform X3, translated to MATENSSVSNEENAALLQKDSGEDEREQHDIVVKAKESKLTLYHWTQSFNSQKVRLAIAEKGLRCVEYDVSLPLSEHNEPWFMRLNPTGEVPVLVHDDNVICDPTQIMDYLEQNFSDEGTPRLIPEEGSTYYHRVQHYRELLDSLQMDAYTHGCILHPEITVDSHIPAYAATSIRTQILNMESELKKLAEENPELKDAYVAKQRRLKSKLFDHDNMKYLKKLLDELESVMDQVETELQRRVEETPGEKKTVSLGCAASSSAWPTSP